In Bacillota bacterium, the sequence GGGGTATTTCTCACAACATACCAGGAGTCGTCCCCCATCACCATCTCTACGAGAACGTAGCCGGGGAACACCTTGCGCTTGGTAATCTTCTTCTTCCCGTCCTTGTACTCTATCTCTTCTTCCAAGGGCACAACAACACGGAAGATCTTGTCTTCCATGCCCATGGATTCAACTCGCTTTTCCAGATTGGCCTTCACCTTATTCTCATAACCTGAGTAGGTGTGGACGACAAACCACATTTTATTCATCTCTCCGGGGCATCCGACCCGCACCACACCTCCCCATCATTCTATCACCTCAACGCCAGGCTGAGCACGAAGCTGAAAACGGCGTCCATTGCCCAGACCAGGAGCCCTATAGCCACCACGGACACCACCACAACCGAGGTGTACGTGATGGTCTCTCGCCTGGTCGGCCAAACAACCTTGCGGACCTCGTAGCGTACCTCCTGGAGAAACCGCTTTATTCTCTCCAGCGGTCCTTTCTTCGTTGCCTTCATCGCCGTCACTTCCTTGATAGAATGGAAAATGGCAGGCCCGGAGGGATTCGAACCCCCATCACGCGGATTTGGAGTCCGCTGCTCTGCCAGTTGGAGCTACGGGCCTGTCTTGACCGGCCAGATATCGTTACCTCGTCTCCCTGTGCAGCGTATGGCTCCGGCAGAAAGGGCAATACTTCTTAAGCTCGATCCGGTTGGGATCGTTCTTCTTGTTCTTTTCACTGGCGTAGTTCCGGCGCTTGCACTCCGTGCAAGCCAAGGTAATCAACTGGCGCATAAAAATAGACCCTCCGCATACGAGACTAGGCCAATAATTGCTTTCTGAATCTACCACACTTTGCGTGGGGTGTCAACGAAACTGGCGATCAAAGAACCACACCTGTTAACGAAGGCGTTTGATCAGGGTGGCCCACCCACAGGATGGAAGGTCCGTCTGGTTGCCGGTGTGGACAAATGATTGCCTGGGGCGTGACTATCTCAAGTGACGCCGGTAGATGGCGGCGGTTTCCTCAGCCATCTTTGAGGCGGAAAAACGCGAAATCACGCTATCCTTGGCCGCCTGCCCAATTCTCCTGGCTTGGTCAGGGTCCTGGGCCAGGTAGCGCAGCGCATCCGCGAGGTCCCCCGGGGAGCCAGCTGGGAACAGAAGGCCTGTTTCACCGTGGGTAATCACCTCAGTGAGGCCTCCTACGCTGGAGGCCACCACCGGGACGCCACAAGCCATCGCCTCCAAGGCTGCTAGTCCCAGGCCCTCGTGTCTTGAGGAGAGCACCATAATGTCCAAAGCCCCTAGCACACCCCAGATATCCCGGACATGGCCCGTGAACGTGACCCTTCCGGCCATCCCCAGGTCCCGGACCAATCCCTCAAGCCGTGGCCGCTGGGGTCCATCCCCTACGGCCAGGAACCTGGCAGATGGGATGACGCTTGATACCAGGCTGGCCGCCTTGAAGAAGGTGTCGTAGTCCTTTTCCGGAGACATCCGGGCAACCATCCCTACTGTGAAGACCCCGAGTTCCTCCCGGAGAGACTCCCCCATTGACCGGACACTGCACGGGGGCGGCTCAATGCCATTGTGGATTACCGTCACCTTGCTCTCGGGAACCCCCTGGCGGGCAAGGGCCGCGGCCACCGCCTCGGAAACGGCTATGTACCTGTCCGCCAGGAACACGCCAGCCAGGCGCGACGCGGCCTTGCCCAGCAATCCCCTTGCCGGAGCCTCAAGGCCATGCTTGGTGACGATAAGGGTTGCGCCAGAAAACCGTCCCGCTATCCTCGCGGCGATTGATGAGTGGGTATGGATGATGTGGTACCCGTCTTTGAGAAACCCGGACACCTGGAGGAGATTGGAGAGGCTCGCAGATCGATCCCCCTGGTGAAGCCCCAGGGTCTTGACACCAAGGCTATCAAACTCGCACTTCAGGAGCCCGCCAGGGCAGGCAACGCTAATGGAAAAGGCCTCCATGGCGGGCTGCCGCAGCAGGTAGAGGAGGTAGCGGCCGGCCCCTCCGATGTTGGTGTCAGTAATAACCTGGAGCACCTTGGGTTTCAAGGAGATTCAACGCTCCCCAGCGCGGCACTGGAGGCCGCTATCATGCCCACCACAGCCCAGAAAAGGAACAGGTTCTTGGGGCTGTACCATATGTTGTCCGCTAGACCGTAAATAACCTGGCCAACCAGGCCTGCCACAAGTGCCAGGACTATTCCTGAGTGATAGGGGCTACCTCGAAGGCTCAGGCTGGCTCGGAATGCGTTGCGCATGAGCCAGAGGAACACAAGCAGGCCGGGGAGTCCCATTTCCACCAGTACCTGAAGGTAGAGGTTGTGTGCGTGCACGGTGGGCGTGCCGGCAATCTCGTAAAGGGGGTAGACCAGCGTGTACGGGACAGGCCCGAGACCAACTCCCGATGCCCAGTAGTCCTTGACCATCAACCAGGTGGCCCTCCATATGGTGAGCCTGTAAAG encodes:
- the secE gene encoding preprotein translocase subunit SecE, which encodes MKATKKGPLERIKRFLQEVRYEVRKVVWPTRRETITYTSVVVVSVVAIGLLVWAMDAVFSFVLSLALR
- the rpmG gene encoding 50S ribosomal protein L33, with the protein product MRQLITLACTECKRRNYASEKNKKNDPNRIELKKYCPFCRSHTLHRETR
- a CDS encoding glycosyltransferase translates to MKPKVLQVITDTNIGGAGRYLLYLLRQPAMEAFSISVACPGGLLKCEFDSLGVKTLGLHQGDRSASLSNLLQVSGFLKDGYHIIHTHSSIAARIAGRFSGATLIVTKHGLEAPARGLLGKAASRLAGVFLADRYIAVSEAVAAALARQGVPESKVTVIHNGIEPPPCSVRSMGESLREELGVFTVGMVARMSPEKDYDTFFKAASLVSSVIPSARFLAVGDGPQRPRLEGLVRDLGMAGRVTFTGHVRDIWGVLGALDIMVLSSRHEGLGLAALEAMACGVPVVASSVGGLTEVITHGETGLLFPAGSPGDLADALRYLAQDPDQARRIGQAAKDSVISRFSASKMAEETAAIYRRHLR